The Setaria italica strain Yugu1 chromosome IX, Setaria_italica_v2.0, whole genome shotgun sequence genome has a window encoding:
- the LOC101756875 gene encoding uncharacterized protein LOC101756875 codes for SIDLKNLANDLPSVSGERARAAHVHREAAAVGPAPPGSTAAAAWWSQDHQPPRIKARARPRERASACVVCRVASRGARAAMAAAVATVASPSPASRRLLPSSSAAASSLLRLPRPAMRLRRVLRVVAAAAAAGDEADVLPGPGGEAVPGRLEEPRDEPLGGSQLDIGGLAFQGDVGGGFAGGGGGAGSGASGGGDGNKALDRAINTAIVLGASTYALTKLLTVDQDYWHGWTIFEILRYMPEHNWSAYEEALKANPVLAKMMISGVVYSLGDWIAQCYEGKPIFDFDRARMFRSGLVGFTLHGSLSHYYYHVCEALFPFKDWWVVPAKVAFDQTIWSAIWNSIYFVVLGFLRLESPTTIYSELKSTFWPMLTAGWKLWPFAHLVTYGVIPVEQRLLWVDCVELIWVTILSTYSNEKSEARNSDGTSTPDALKDNSR; via the exons tcGATCGACCTAAAAAACCTCGCAAACGATCTTCCCTCGGTCTCAGGCGAGCGAGCTCGCGCTGCTCACGTCCACAGGGAGGCAGCAGCAGTAGGCCCCGCCCCGCCGGGATCCACAGCAGCCGCGGCGTGGTGGAGCCAGGATCACCAGCCACCGCGGATAaaagcgcgcgcgcggccgcgagAGCGAGCGTCAGCGTGTGTGGTGTGTCGGGTAGCGAGCCGAGGAGCgcgcgcggcgatggcggcggccgtggcgaccGTGGCCTCCCCATCCCCCGCCTCCAGGCGGctgctcccctcctcctccgccgcagcctcctccctcctccggctcccGCGGCCGGCCATGCGGCTCCGGCGTGTGCTGCGGGtcgtcgcggcggccgcggccgcgggggacGAGGCGGACGTGCTCCCGGGGCCCGGGGGCGAGGCGGTGCCGGGGAGGCTCGAGGAGCCGCGGGACGAGCCGCTAGGGGGGAGCCAGCTCGACATCGGCGGGCTCGCCTTCCAGGGCGACGTGGGCGGgggcttcgccggcggcggcggcggggcgggctcaggggcctccggcggcggggacgggaaCAAGGCGCTGGATCGGGCCATCAACACGGCCATCGTGCTCGGGGCCAGCACCTACGCGCTCACCAAGCTCCTCACCGTCGACCAGGACTACTGGCAT GGGTGGACGATCTTTGAGATCCTTCGGTACATGCCGGAGCACAACTGGTCGGCATACGAGGAGGCACTCAAGGCAAACCCGGTTCTGGCCAAGATGATGATCAGTGGGGTAGTCTACTCCCTCGGTGATTGGATCGCGCAG TGCTATGAAGGCAAACCGATCTTTGATTTCGACCGTGCTAGGATGTTTCGGTCCGGCCTTGTTGGGTTCACTCTTCATGGGTCACTTTCGCATTACTACTATCATGTCTGTGAG GCACTGTTCCCATTCAAGGATTGGTGGGTTGTCCCTGCAAAGGTTGCATTCGATCAAACGATCTGGTCTGCAATTTGGAACAGCATCTACTTTGTGGTCTTGGGTTTCCTTCGGTTGGAATCACCTACCACTATCTACAGCGAGCTCAAGTCCACGTTCTGGCCCATGCTTACC GCTGGGTGGAAATTGTGGCCTTTTGCACACTTGGTTACATATGGTGTGATTCCTGTTGAGCAAAGGCTACTTTGGGTCGACTGTGTTGAGCTAATCTGGGTCACGATACTGTCAAC TTACTCAAATGAGAAGTCGGAGGCAAGGAATTCTGATGGTACCTCCACGCCAGATGCTTTAAAG GACAACTCTAGATAG